The Lentzea guizhouensis genome contains a region encoding:
- a CDS encoding response regulator — translation MNEAPLSVIDVLLVEDDPGDALMTQEAFEHHKIRNQLHVVKDGVEALEFLRREGKYADAPRPGLILLDLNLPRKDGREVLAEVKADAELRSIPVVVLTTSEAEEDVLRSYSLYANAYVTKPVDFDRFIEVVRQIDDFFVTVVKLPR, via the coding sequence ATGAACGAGGCACCGCTGTCCGTGATCGACGTCCTGCTGGTCGAGGACGACCCCGGCGACGCGCTGATGACGCAGGAGGCGTTCGAACACCACAAGATCCGCAACCAGCTGCACGTGGTGAAGGACGGCGTGGAGGCGCTGGAGTTCCTGCGCCGCGAGGGCAAGTACGCGGACGCGCCCCGGCCGGGCCTGATCCTGCTGGACCTCAACCTGCCCCGCAAGGACGGCCGTGAGGTGCTGGCCGAGGTCAAGGCGGACGCCGAGCTGCGGTCCATCCCGGTCGTGGTGCTGACGACGTCGGAGGCGGAGGAGGACGTCCTGCGCAGCTACAGCCTGTACGCCAACGCCTACGTGACGAAGCCGGTGGACTTCGACCGGTTCATCGAGGTGGTGCGGCAGATCGACGACTTCTTCGTCACCGTGGTGAAGCTGCCGCGCTGA
- a CDS encoding sensor histidine kinase produces MKLSDRVPASRMLVIIVTVLLVMTAVAISSTVIALDSLGSARERAVGAIEPAAREAKDLNRSLLDQETGLRGYVLTGELSFLTPYSDGQSAERRAADAVRGHVGDLNGRVGRIESLARQWREEYAELTIANIRHSGPALAPPQDTDRGRVIFDQLRAEVAGLQTDIGELSQAARDELDRAASLVLWLVIGMGVLLVAVIGGLSALLHRLLIGPLASLAEQVRQVASGDFHHEIDVHGPLETVMLGDDVNTMRHRIVQELATLDAAKTELQRSNSELEQFAYVASHDLQEPLRKVASFCQLLQRRYGGQLDERADQYIGFAVDGAKRMQGLINDLLAFSRVGRITRERTAVDLNQTVNHLVDSFSERIEETHATLVVGDLPSVRGEPSLLSAVFQNLISNALKFKGQDAPIVNIEAERDGDMWKFSVHDNGIGIEPEYADRIFVIFQRLHPKDAYPGTGIGLAMCRKIVEYHGGTIWLKTDVDSGTRFEFTLPADDQPEEANA; encoded by the coding sequence GTGAAACTGTCCGACCGGGTGCCGGCCAGCAGGATGCTGGTCATCATCGTCACGGTCCTGCTGGTGATGACCGCTGTCGCGATCTCCTCGACGGTGATCGCCCTCGACTCGCTCGGTTCCGCCCGCGAGCGTGCCGTCGGCGCGATCGAGCCGGCCGCCCGCGAGGCGAAGGACCTCAACCGATCACTGCTGGACCAGGAGACCGGCCTGCGCGGCTACGTGCTGACCGGTGAGCTGTCGTTCCTCACGCCGTACAGCGACGGCCAGAGCGCCGAGCGCAGGGCCGCGGACGCCGTGCGCGGGCACGTCGGCGACCTGAACGGCCGGGTGGGGCGCATCGAGTCGCTGGCGCGGCAGTGGCGGGAGGAGTACGCCGAGCTCACGATCGCGAACATCCGCCACTCCGGCCCGGCGCTGGCTCCCCCGCAGGACACCGACCGCGGCAGGGTGATCTTCGACCAGCTGCGCGCCGAGGTGGCCGGGCTGCAGACCGACATCGGTGAGCTCAGCCAGGCCGCCCGCGACGAGCTCGACCGCGCGGCGAGCCTGGTGTTGTGGCTGGTCATCGGCATGGGCGTGCTGCTGGTCGCGGTGATCGGCGGCCTGTCGGCACTGCTGCACCGCCTGCTGATCGGCCCGCTCGCGAGCCTCGCCGAGCAGGTCAGGCAGGTCGCGTCCGGCGACTTCCACCACGAGATCGACGTGCACGGCCCGCTCGAGACGGTGATGCTCGGCGACGACGTCAACACCATGCGCCACCGGATCGTGCAGGAGCTCGCCACCCTCGACGCGGCCAAGACCGAGCTGCAGCGCTCGAACTCCGAGCTGGAGCAGTTCGCCTACGTGGCCTCGCACGACCTGCAGGAACCGCTGCGCAAGGTGGCGTCGTTCTGCCAGCTGCTGCAACGCCGCTACGGCGGCCAGCTCGACGAGCGCGCCGACCAGTACATCGGTTTCGCGGTCGACGGCGCCAAGCGGATGCAGGGCCTGATCAACGACCTGCTGGCGTTCTCCAGGGTCGGCCGGATCACCCGCGAACGCACGGCCGTCGATCTCAACCAGACCGTGAACCACCTGGTGGACAGCTTCTCCGAGCGCATCGAGGAGACGCACGCGACCCTCGTGGTCGGCGACCTGCCCTCCGTGCGCGGCGAGCCGAGCCTGCTCAGCGCCGTGTTCCAGAACCTGATCAGCAACGCGCTGAAGTTCAAGGGCCAGGACGCGCCGATCGTCAACATCGAGGCGGAGCGCGACGGCGACATGTGGAAGTTCTCGGTGCACGACAACGGCATCGGGATCGAGCCGGAGTACGCTGACCGGATCTTCGTCATCTTCCAGCGCCTGCACCCGAAGGACGCGTATCCGGGTACGGGCATCGGGCTGGCGATGTGCCGGAAGATCGTCGAATACCACGGCGGCACGATCTGGCTGAAGACCGATGTGGACTCCGGTACGCGGTTCGAGTTCACGCTGCCCGCCGACGACCAGCCTGAGGAAGCAAACGCATGA
- a CDS encoding PP2C family protein-serine/threonine phosphatase, with protein MRTKTVRVLLVEDDDGDALLVEALLDEANAPFIITRARTLAEAETLLADAECVLLDLGLPDSQGSDGLHRLLKKPGAPAILVLTGLDDEREGIDAVAAGAEDYLVKGQVDGELLLRGVRYAVERRRADDAQRKLREATLVAQERSRLERGLLPPPLLKGSDLDLEVRYQPGGQRMLLGGDFYDAVGLPDGTVHAIIGDVCGHGPDEAALGVCLRIAWRALVLAGAPPEKVLRTLDQVLVAERHGEGIFTTACMVTVAPDRRSARYFLAGHPEPLLVVGEQIVDLPQSKIGVPLGVLPDYAWTGVDVPLQPGWSLVCYTDGLIEGRVPDDTDRLGVERLCEIVQDQLQHDTTGWLDPVIAEVTRLNGGELDDDMAVLLLKDPR; from the coding sequence ATGCGAACCAAGACCGTGCGCGTCCTCCTGGTCGAGGACGACGATGGCGACGCGCTGCTCGTCGAGGCACTCCTCGACGAGGCGAACGCGCCTTTCATCATCACGCGTGCCCGCACGCTGGCGGAAGCGGAGACCCTGCTCGCCGACGCGGAGTGCGTGCTGCTCGACCTCGGCCTGCCCGACTCGCAGGGCTCGGACGGCCTGCACCGGCTGCTGAAGAAACCGGGCGCCCCCGCGATCCTGGTGCTCACCGGTCTGGACGACGAACGCGAGGGCATCGACGCGGTCGCCGCGGGTGCCGAGGACTACCTCGTCAAGGGCCAGGTCGACGGCGAGCTGCTGCTGCGCGGTGTGCGGTACGCGGTCGAGCGGCGCAGGGCCGACGACGCCCAGCGCAAGCTGCGCGAGGCCACCCTGGTCGCCCAGGAGCGGTCCCGGCTGGAACGCGGCCTGCTCCCTCCCCCGCTGCTCAAGGGCTCCGACCTGGACCTGGAGGTCCGCTACCAGCCCGGTGGCCAGCGGATGCTGCTCGGCGGCGACTTCTACGACGCGGTCGGCCTGCCGGACGGCACGGTGCACGCGATCATCGGCGACGTCTGCGGCCACGGGCCCGACGAGGCCGCGCTGGGCGTCTGCCTGCGGATCGCGTGGCGTGCGCTGGTGCTGGCCGGCGCGCCGCCGGAGAAGGTGCTGCGCACGCTCGACCAGGTCCTGGTCGCGGAACGGCACGGCGAGGGCATCTTCACCACGGCGTGCATGGTGACCGTGGCACCGGACCGGCGGTCCGCCCGCTACTTCCTGGCCGGGCACCCCGAGCCGTTGCTGGTCGTGGGCGAGCAGATCGTGGACCTGCCGCAGTCGAAGATCGGGGTGCCGCTCGGCGTGCTGCCCGACTACGCGTGGACCGGCGTGGACGTGCCGCTCCAGCCCGGCTGGTCGCTCGTCTGCTACACCGACGGGCTGATCGAGGGCCGGGTGCCCGACGACACCGACCGGCTCGGCGTCGAGCGCTTGTGCGAGATCGTGCAGGACCAGCTGCAGCACGACACCACGGGGTGGCTCGATCCGGTGATCGCGGAGGTTACGCGGCTCAACGGCGGGGAACTGGACGACGACATGGCCGTGCTGTTGCTGAAGGACCCCAGGTGA
- a CDS encoding GNAT family N-acetyltransferase has product MIRLAQPAELPYLQEIEVASGEPFRDVGMPEIADDAPMTLEALAEHEVWVAVGAQGVPVAFIAVGAVDGVTHVHQVSVHPSCARQGIGAALIEHVTPAGGSVTLTTFRDVPWNAPYYERLGFREVTDPSPGLAGIMREEASRGLDPARRVAMVLLPAQERA; this is encoded by the coding sequence TTGATCCGCCTCGCCCAACCAGCCGAACTGCCGTACCTCCAGGAGATCGAAGTCGCCTCCGGCGAACCGTTCCGGGACGTGGGCATGCCCGAGATCGCCGACGACGCCCCGATGACGCTGGAAGCGCTGGCAGAGCACGAGGTCTGGGTCGCGGTGGGTGCCCAGGGGGTGCCCGTCGCGTTCATCGCGGTCGGTGCCGTGGACGGTGTGACGCACGTCCACCAGGTCAGCGTGCACCCGTCGTGCGCGCGGCAGGGAATCGGCGCGGCGCTGATCGAGCACGTGACGCCGGCCGGCGGCAGCGTGACGTTGACCACGTTCCGGGACGTGCCCTGGAACGCCCCCTACTACGAGCGCCTCGGGTTCCGCGAGGTCACCGACCCCTCACCGGGCCTCGCCGGGATCATGCGCGAGGAGGCCTCACGGGGCCTCGATCCCGCGCGCAGGGTCGCGATGGTCCTTCTCCCAGCGCAGGAACGTGCCTGA
- a CDS encoding YkvA family protein, translating into MIVFGAFVSLSGLLILLLRDAPLGGLSPTPVGWVMIALGLVAAAVGVVRYRRKRARGVPGPIGNPITRAKALPRLWKAWRSGKYPQLPRNQLAMWAVALVYLVSPIDIVPELLPVIGVTDDAGVLVWLLSSLSVASGTFLRWEKDHRDPARGIEAP; encoded by the coding sequence ATGATCGTCTTCGGAGCGTTCGTCTCCCTGTCCGGCCTGCTGATCCTCCTGCTGCGCGACGCGCCGCTCGGTGGCCTCAGCCCGACCCCCGTCGGCTGGGTGATGATCGCCCTGGGCCTCGTGGCCGCGGCGGTGGGCGTGGTGCGCTACCGCCGCAAACGCGCCAGGGGTGTGCCGGGGCCGATCGGCAACCCGATCACCCGCGCCAAGGCCCTCCCGCGGTTGTGGAAGGCGTGGCGCAGCGGCAAGTACCCGCAGCTGCCCCGCAACCAGCTCGCCATGTGGGCGGTGGCGCTGGTGTACCTGGTGTCGCCGATCGACATCGTGCCGGAGCTGCTGCCGGTGATCGGTGTCACCGACGACGCGGGTGTGCTGGTGTGGCTGCTCAGCAGCCTGTCGGTGGCATCAGGCACGTTCCTGCGCTGGGAGAAGGACCATCGCGACCCTGCGCGCGGGATCGAGGCCCCGTGA
- a CDS encoding zf-HC2 domain-containing protein produces MLGILDADEVEAFENHLTECRRCALDLRDFAVVPDLIDEADAGGMLRGTAPERPDGKSVRVMLDAVAARRRRRRWFVAQGVAAAAAGVIAVTAVVTTLVVGGNDNGSNQAGGTQNPSTSTSQTRVANNSTDSSMQVQQQDPNSGVFTKITASDEPWGTSMDIEVSGMSGPSKGSLVAVGGAGRVAQVTSWFAPEPVAGDKKTIRLQANVAMRWHEIASFRIHDENGKTLLEVVAS; encoded by the coding sequence GTGCTCGGCATCCTCGATGCCGATGAGGTGGAGGCGTTCGAGAACCACCTGACCGAATGTCGGCGGTGCGCTCTTGACCTGCGCGACTTCGCGGTGGTGCCGGACCTCATCGACGAGGCCGACGCGGGCGGGATGCTGCGCGGAACAGCTCCGGAACGCCCGGACGGCAAGTCGGTGCGCGTGATGCTGGACGCGGTCGCCGCCAGGCGCAGGCGCAGGCGGTGGTTCGTCGCCCAGGGCGTCGCCGCTGCGGCCGCCGGTGTCATCGCCGTGACCGCCGTGGTCACGACGCTGGTGGTGGGTGGCAACGACAACGGCTCGAACCAGGCCGGCGGTACGCAGAACCCCAGCACGTCGACCTCCCAGACGAGGGTGGCGAACAACTCCACCGACTCGTCGATGCAGGTGCAGCAGCAGGACCCGAACAGCGGCGTCTTCACCAAGATCACCGCGTCCGACGAGCCCTGGGGCACGTCGATGGACATCGAGGTCAGCGGCATGTCCGGGCCCTCGAAGGGTTCGCTCGTCGCGGTCGGCGGCGCCGGTCGCGTCGCCCAGGTCACCTCCTGGTTCGCACCGGAACCCGTGGCGGGCGACAAGAAGACGATCCGCCTGCAGGCGAACGTGGCCATGCGCTGGCACGAGATCGCCTCGTTCCGGATCCACGACGAGAACGGCAAGACGCTGCTCGAGGTCGTCGCCTCCTGA
- a CDS encoding DUF4142 domain-containing protein — protein MTRALATVFAMLFLFSGLTATAAAQPADTGGVMDTPSGPLTANDRELLNRVRLAGLWEMPMGELTATKASNERVKQIGKMIMLDHMMLDALTKKTAAGFGLTTPDVPNPTQQSWMEEIDALEGDAFDQAFVARLRAAHGQIFPFIAKVRSGTRNDVIRGFAQAGIDVVMKHMTLLESTGLAGDASFAEPQPAGGIINATLASNEGPNMWVILTVTAAGVVLTVLLLRVLRPRRPVR, from the coding sequence ATGACCAGAGCCCTCGCCACCGTCTTTGCGATGTTGTTCCTCTTCTCCGGCCTGACCGCCACGGCTGCCGCGCAGCCCGCGGACACCGGGGGAGTGATGGACACCCCGTCAGGGCCGCTGACCGCGAACGACCGCGAACTGCTCAACAGGGTGCGCCTCGCAGGCCTGTGGGAGATGCCCATGGGCGAGCTCACGGCCACCAAGGCGTCGAACGAGCGGGTCAAGCAGATCGGTAAGATGATCATGCTCGACCACATGATGCTGGACGCGCTGACGAAGAAGACGGCCGCCGGGTTCGGGCTGACCACGCCCGACGTGCCGAACCCGACGCAGCAGTCGTGGATGGAAGAGATCGACGCGCTCGAAGGTGACGCGTTCGACCAAGCGTTCGTCGCCCGGTTGCGTGCCGCGCACGGCCAGATCTTCCCCTTCATCGCGAAGGTCCGCTCAGGAACGCGCAACGACGTGATCCGCGGGTTCGCGCAGGCAGGCATCGACGTCGTGATGAAGCACATGACGTTGCTGGAGAGCACCGGCCTCGCGGGCGACGCGTCGTTCGCGGAGCCCCAGCCCGCCGGCGGCATCATCAACGCGACCCTGGCCTCGAACGAGGGGCCGAACATGTGGGTGATCCTCACGGTCACCGCCGCGGGAGTGGTCCTGACGGTCCTCCTGCTCCGAGTTCTCCGCCCGCGACGACCGGTGCGGTGA
- a CDS encoding 4Fe-4S domain-containing protein, whose protein sequence is MSSQIPLLVAQASEFDSGLKKMAQISARLAYVFMCATLSWGVLIATGWAEKLTGREGLKNGHMVLASLAIAFGAVHAFAFTLLQNGTFSYIKLVLPFVDGGLFRHALGILGLEVMIAIAVLASMRHKVFYRKWLRFHQTAYIAVTITVVHSWFGAIANGNLSVLWLAGLTVLVPTATLALARFLPPEMLMRIGMLEAERGKEPGVGEGDAMDVSVNNEKCHRYGTCQAEAPDVFQLIEDNRLTYNRRPPEEHFAQARAAQRACPMRAIEIRERVK, encoded by the coding sequence TTGTCCAGCCAGATCCCGCTCCTGGTGGCCCAGGCGTCCGAGTTCGACTCGGGCCTGAAGAAGATGGCCCAGATCTCCGCCAGGCTGGCTTACGTCTTCATGTGCGCGACCTTGTCCTGGGGCGTGCTCATCGCGACGGGGTGGGCCGAGAAGCTCACCGGTCGTGAAGGACTGAAGAACGGGCACATGGTGCTCGCGTCGCTCGCGATCGCGTTCGGTGCGGTGCACGCCTTTGCGTTCACGTTGCTGCAGAACGGAACGTTCAGCTACATCAAGCTGGTCCTGCCCTTCGTCGACGGCGGCCTGTTCCGGCACGCCCTCGGCATCCTCGGGCTCGAGGTCATGATCGCGATCGCCGTCCTGGCGTCGATGCGGCACAAAGTCTTCTACCGCAAGTGGTTGCGGTTCCACCAAACGGCGTACATCGCGGTGACGATCACCGTGGTGCACTCCTGGTTCGGCGCCATCGCGAACGGCAACCTGTCCGTTCTCTGGCTCGCCGGCCTCACCGTCCTCGTCCCGACCGCGACGCTGGCCCTGGCGCGGTTCCTGCCGCCGGAGATGCTGATGCGCATCGGCATGCTCGAAGCCGAACGCGGCAAGGAGCCCGGCGTCGGCGAGGGCGACGCGATGGACGTCAGCGTCAACAACGAGAAGTGCCACCGCTACGGCACCTGCCAGGCGGAGGCCCCGGACGTCTTCCAGCTGATCGAGGACAACCGCCTGACCTACAACCGCCGCCCGCCGGAAGAGCACTTCGCTCAGGCCAGGGCGGCACAGCGCGCGTGCCCGATGCGCGCGATCGAGATCAGGGAGCGAGTGAAGTGA
- a CDS encoding NAD(P)/FAD-dependent oxidoreductase, with protein sequence MSERIVVVGGGLGGVRSAERLREMGFDGQITILSAERHLPYHRPCLSKQIITGEWHPDDSLLSFSGDLDAEWRLNSPALHLDPKTQSVWVPGGEEIKYDGMIIATGVDARAMGGAPRHDPRVHVLRTLDDAVAIRKNIRQSQGLVAVIGGGFIGCELACSVRHMGRDVALIVRSPALLGGVVGDDIGKKITEAHVEHGVRLATGVGIKHWVRQPGGIGIHLSDGQVFFASCVVLAVGASPAVDWLRGSGLVIEDGVLCDATNHVVGAENIVACGDVARWPNLRFNGVVRRVEHWLNAVEGGRAAAENLLVGRSHAKPYTPVPRFWTEQYGMRVQGAGLPVLGTDTTDVNGLTGFIADGKLVGIVGLEQPGKIITETPELFRQNTVDTNRPVWTQPAAEETPAPLPTTQIPVPEPVAARGGPSVPPSVSSSMSPPLQRRRHSRSRPEMVRSGGGRARP encoded by the coding sequence GTGAGCGAACGGATCGTGGTCGTCGGCGGCGGACTCGGAGGAGTCCGTTCCGCGGAACGGCTGCGGGAGATGGGCTTCGACGGGCAGATCACCATCCTGTCCGCCGAGAGGCACCTCCCGTACCACCGGCCGTGCCTGTCCAAGCAGATCATCACCGGTGAGTGGCACCCCGACGACTCGCTGCTGTCGTTCTCCGGAGACCTCGACGCCGAGTGGCGGCTGAACTCCCCGGCGCTGCACCTGGACCCGAAGACGCAGTCCGTCTGGGTGCCCGGCGGTGAGGAGATCAAGTACGACGGCATGATCATCGCCACCGGCGTCGACGCCCGCGCGATGGGCGGGGCGCCGCGCCACGACCCGCGGGTGCACGTGCTGCGGACGTTGGACGACGCGGTCGCGATCCGCAAGAACATCCGCCAGTCGCAGGGCCTAGTCGCCGTCATCGGCGGTGGGTTCATCGGCTGCGAGCTCGCCTGTTCGGTCCGTCACATGGGCCGCGACGTCGCCCTGATCGTCCGGTCGCCCGCCCTGCTCGGCGGCGTGGTCGGTGACGACATCGGCAAGAAGATCACCGAGGCGCACGTCGAGCACGGCGTCCGCCTGGCGACCGGTGTCGGCATCAAGCACTGGGTGCGCCAGCCCGGCGGCATCGGCATTCATCTGAGCGACGGTCAGGTGTTCTTCGCCTCGTGCGTCGTCCTCGCCGTCGGCGCCTCACCGGCGGTCGACTGGCTGCGCGGCTCCGGCCTGGTGATCGAGGACGGCGTCCTGTGCGACGCCACCAACCACGTGGTCGGCGCCGAGAACATCGTCGCGTGCGGCGACGTGGCCCGGTGGCCGAACCTGCGCTTCAACGGCGTGGTCCGCCGCGTCGAACACTGGCTCAACGCGGTCGAGGGAGGCCGCGCGGCAGCCGAGAACCTGCTGGTGGGCCGCTCGCACGCCAAGCCGTACACCCCGGTCCCGCGGTTCTGGACCGAGCAGTACGGCATGCGCGTGCAGGGCGCCGGCCTCCCCGTCCTCGGCACCGACACCACCGACGTCAACGGCCTGACCGGCTTCATCGCCGACGGCAAGCTCGTCGGCATCGTCGGCCTCGAACAGCCCGGCAAGATCATCACCGAGACCCCGGAGCTCTTCCGGCAGAACACGGTGGACACGAACCGTCCGGTGTGGACCCAGCCAGCCGCTGAAGAAACCCCGGCCCCTCTGCCCACCACCCAGATCCCGGTTCCCGAACCGGTCGCCGCCCGCGGCGGACCATCAGTTCCCCCGTCCGTCTCGTCGTCGATGTCCCCGCCATTGCAGCGGCGGAGGCATTCACGCTCGAGGCCGGAGATGGTGCGCTCGGGCGGAGGACGCGCGAGGCCATGA
- a CDS encoding OmpA family protein, whose product MLPVGAGAFIALAGIIALLASLIDSQDGGASSKSCGGDTNAVTLAMSNRQNSPKLVRNETLETFLKPALDVRFPGPISAVVLDGYPKLVAEHRAKAGDPGLRYGQTGREFAQKAAEVRAEQPEADVLAALDTAARANGSGSGRGGLVVLVDSGLSTTGAVSFDQNTTIDVEIPELVQSLRDKGHLPDLTGKAVVFVGIGEVAPPQEKLRPAQRRHLTELWKAIATASGASCVLAVDQVSLGNPPDGLPRVRTVPVPGPPLSSPSEDSFVLALGGEATFTPDTATLVDSEATRRALRQVVDAAQADPASRITVTGTTSGSGPKDTRIQLSRARARTIGDILVSSGIERERLTINGVGSDFPEYVNDIDANGNVIPGLAQKNRTVRISITPG is encoded by the coding sequence ATGTTGCCCGTAGGCGCCGGGGCGTTCATCGCACTCGCAGGGATCATCGCGCTCCTCGCGTCGCTGATCGACAGCCAGGACGGCGGCGCGTCCTCCAAGTCCTGCGGCGGCGACACGAACGCCGTGACCCTGGCGATGTCGAATCGGCAGAACAGCCCGAAACTCGTCCGGAACGAGACGCTGGAGACGTTCCTGAAGCCCGCGCTCGACGTCCGGTTCCCCGGACCGATCAGCGCCGTGGTGCTCGACGGCTATCCGAAGCTGGTGGCAGAGCACCGCGCCAAGGCCGGTGACCCTGGCCTGCGCTACGGTCAGACCGGTCGCGAGTTCGCGCAGAAGGCGGCGGAGGTCCGCGCTGAACAGCCGGAGGCCGACGTCCTCGCGGCGCTGGACACGGCCGCGCGCGCCAACGGCTCCGGCTCCGGCCGCGGCGGTCTGGTCGTCCTGGTCGACTCCGGCCTGTCCACCACCGGGGCGGTGAGTTTCGACCAGAACACCACGATCGACGTCGAGATCCCCGAGTTGGTGCAAAGCCTCCGCGACAAGGGACACCTGCCCGACCTCACCGGCAAGGCGGTCGTGTTCGTCGGGATCGGCGAGGTCGCGCCGCCCCAGGAGAAGCTGCGACCGGCCCAGCGCCGGCATCTGACCGAGCTGTGGAAGGCCATCGCCACGGCGAGCGGTGCTTCCTGCGTCTTGGCGGTGGACCAGGTCAGCCTGGGCAACCCGCCCGACGGGCTGCCGAGGGTCCGCACGGTGCCGGTACCCGGCCCGCCACTGAGCTCCCCGAGCGAGGACAGCTTCGTGCTGGCGCTGGGCGGCGAGGCGACGTTCACACCGGACACCGCGACGCTGGTCGACAGCGAGGCCACCCGCCGCGCACTGCGTCAGGTCGTCGACGCGGCGCAGGCCGACCCGGCAAGCCGGATCACGGTCACGGGAACCACGTCCGGCAGCGGCCCCAAGGACACCCGGATCCAACTGTCGCGAGCTCGCGCGCGGACGATCGGCGACATCCTGGTCTCTTCGGGCATCGAGCGCGAGCGGTTGACGATCAACGGGGTCGGCAGCGACTTCCCCGAGTACGTGAACGACATCGACGCCAACGGGAACGTCATCCCCGGCCTGGCCCAGAAGAACAGGACCGTCAGGATCTCCATCACGCCCGGCTGA